The Deltaproteobacteria bacterium genome contains a region encoding:
- the tsf gene encoding translation elongation factor Ts produces the protein MANISAADVKKLREATGAGMMDCKEALSQSEGDYEKAVDFLRKKGLATAAKRAGRATSQGVVYSYIHMGGKIGVLVEVNCETDFVARNDEFLAFAKDVAMHIAAAAPLAVSAEEVSPAIIEKEKEIYRGQVLEMGKPEKMADKIVEGKLKKFLQDSCLLSQPFVKNPDISVQDYLTQLIGKTGENCSVRRFSRFVLGGD, from the coding sequence ATGGCGAACATATCCGCCGCAGATGTAAAGAAACTGCGCGAAGCCACGGGCGCGGGAATGATGGACTGCAAGGAAGCCCTTTCGCAGAGCGAGGGCGACTACGAGAAGGCCGTGGATTTCCTTCGCAAGAAGGGCCTCGCCACCGCAGCCAAGCGCGCCGGGCGCGCCACCAGCCAGGGCGTCGTATATTCATACATCCACATGGGCGGCAAGATCGGCGTTCTGGTGGAAGTGAACTGCGAAACCGATTTCGTGGCCCGCAACGACGAATTCCTGGCCTTCGCCAAGGACGTGGCCATGCACATCGCCGCAGCCGCGCCCCTGGCCGTGAGCGCCGAGGAGGTTTCCCCGGCCATAATCGAGAAGGAAAAGGAAATCTACAGGGGCCAGGTCCTGGAAATGGGCAAACCCGAAAAGATGGCGGACAAGATCGTGGAGGGCAAGCTGAAGAAGTTCCTCCAGGATTCCTGCCTGCTCTCCCAGCCTTTCGTGAAGAACCCGGACATCTCGGTTCAGGACTACCTTACCCAGCTCATCGGAAAGACCGGCGAAAACTGCTCGGTCCGCCGCTTCTCACGGTTCGTCCTGGGTGGTGACTAA
- a CDS encoding UMP kinase produces MGGARYKRVLLKLSGEALMGNQGFGISAEVLSYLADEIRGLYDLGIQLALVIGGGNIFRGVESSSLGMDRTVADHMGMLATVINSIALSDALEKKGIQTRIQSAIAMHEVAEPYILRRALRHLDKGRVVIFAAGTGNPYFTTDTAAVLRAQEIHAEILLKATKVDGLYDSDPEKNSDAKPIWKTTYMHVLENKLRVMDMTAITLAMDNNLPIVVFNLSGQGNVKKIICGQAIGTYIGND; encoded by the coding sequence ATGGGCGGAGCTCGCTACAAAAGGGTGCTTTTGAAGCTCTCCGGCGAGGCCCTGATGGGTAACCAGGGCTTCGGCATCTCAGCCGAAGTCCTGTCCTATCTGGCCGACGAAATCCGGGGCCTTTATGATCTCGGCATCCAGCTCGCCCTTGTAATCGGAGGCGGCAACATCTTCCGGGGCGTGGAATCGAGCTCTTTGGGCATGGACCGCACCGTGGCCGATCACATGGGTATGCTGGCCACGGTCATAAACTCCATCGCCCTTTCGGACGCCCTGGAGAAAAAGGGCATCCAGACCCGCATCCAGAGCGCCATAGCCATGCACGAGGTGGCCGAGCCCTACATCCTGCGCCGGGCCTTGCGGCACCTGGACAAGGGCCGGGTGGTAATCTTCGCGGCTGGAACAGGAAACCCGTACTTCACCACGGATACGGCGGCTGTGCTCCGGGCCCAGGAAATTCACGCGGAAATCCTTTTAAAGGCCACCAAGGTGGACGGCCTTTACGACTCGGACCCGGAAAAAAACAGCGACGCCAAGCCCATCTGGAAAACCACCTACATGCACGTCCTGGAAAACAAGCTTAGGGTCATGGACATGACCGCCATAACGCTTGCCATGGACAACAACCTGCCAATAGTGGTTTTCAACCTAAGTGGCCAGGGCAACGTGAAAAAAATTATCTGCGGACAGGCCATAGGGACCTATATAGGCAACGACTAG